In Cryptomeria japonica chromosome 1, Sugi_1.0, whole genome shotgun sequence, the sequence ATTTTCTGCAAAAACATAAATAACCATTCCTATGAATACatgcattttttaaaatatttctttttcctttttgaaataattttttttccattttattttagCTACTCAATAAAAAAACATGAGACTTGGACGTAAGTTGACCCTTTTCTTGGTTCCCAGCTCAGTTTGGATTGTATCCAGTAAAATGACACTCCCGAGAGATTGAACTGGGAGACATGGTCCCACTTAAATCACGTGGGTTGAGTACTGCAAAATACTGATATAGAAGCTCCTAAAATTTGGTAAATGGGCGGCGGAAGGATTCTCCAGTCTGTCTTCTTAAAAAGATGGAAAACTAATCATGGTCCCACCTAAATCGCGTGGATTGACTACTGTAACATACTGATACAGAAGCTCCTATAAATTGGTAAATGGACAGGGGAAGGATTGTCCAGTGTTCCTTCTTACATAGATGGAAAACAATGGTGGATTGTCTGATGATATCTTGTAATCTGCAGCAATGGTGTGTGATGATTGACTACTGCAATATATCATCTTTCCAATGAGAGCTTGCCCTGTCATATTCATCCTTCCATGAACAAGTCCTGCTTTGAGCTCCAACCAGCCATTCAGGTTCCACAGATTTCATGGTCCCCTGGTTTTGTCAGCAGTCTTGCTGTAGATGGAAGTGCATTGAAAAGGAACAGTGACTGATAAGACAGTGAAGAAAATCTAGCAATGAAGTTAGCACTGGAAGTAAGACAGAAACCAGTCAAGAGAAGCTTTCGTTTTTTAAGGAGAAATATGCACAAAAGCAGCAGAGGCAGGGCAACATGGGAGGCAAATTATAGTTTGTCTAAGGAGTTTTATGCTTTGGCTTATATGACGGCTGAGAGGAACAGGGGAAGCAAGCTAAGCCAACATTTTTGGGATTTATATTCTCTTCCATCTCACAATACCAAGGTACTCGTTTCTCAACCTTTCATTCTTAATCATTCTGCCATCTTTCTCTGTGCACGATTGTGTTAAAAGAACTATCCTGGGTCTCAACTACCCAGAATCCACTATCTGTTCAGAGGCACAAATTTTCTACAATTCGTAATAGTTCTTTGTGctgtttctggattcgattgtgtgtctgttttgcatcaacgttttggatcacactctgcaACTGGTTTTTCAACCTTCCATTCTTAATCATTCTTGCCATATTTCTTTGCTTTATCTATTTGGTACAAGATTGTGTTGAAGAGAACTACCCTGAACCAACCACCTGTTAAGAGATATAAGTTTTCCACAATTCATAATAGTTCTTTGTACTGTTTCTGAATTCGATTGTGTGTCTTTTTTGCATCAatgatttggatcacactctgtgactGGCTTCTCAACCTCCCATTCATAATCATCCTTACCCTCTTTCTTTGCTTTACCTATTTGGTGCAAGATTGTTTTGAAGAGAACTACCCTGAACTCACCACCTGTTAAGAGAGATAAGTTTTCCATAATTCATAATAGTTCTTTGTGCTGTTTCTGGATTCAATTTTGTctgttttgcatcaacatttcaaatcacactgtcacagagtgtgatccaaaatgcaGATACAAAAAAGACACACAATCATGtgacagagtgtgatctgaaacgttggtGCAAAAAGACACACCATCGAACCCAGAAACAgaatgtgatccgaaacgttgatgcttGTGtgtcacacaattgaatccagaaacagCACAAAGACCCACCACCTATTCTTTATTCTCTTCCCAACAAGTCTGATATCCTTTGAAGTTTGGAATGATACCCATTTGCATAGATATCACAATTAGGTGTTTATTATATTGACGATGAGATGCCCTGTGGAAATACTTGTGCAGGCAGGCAAACATTCTTTAATCTCAACTGCAATTTTTGAGATTAATGAACTAAAGTTTCGTATTGGAGAGCTTGAGCAACGAAACCAAACTCTAATGAATTCATTCACAACCAATATGACTCAAAGTCACAGTAGTCTCTCACATGGTGATGCAAGAGTTTCTTCAGAGCAAGATGCATTGATGCATTGTACATCTGATGAAGTTTCTGTAATAATTGAAGAGACCCACATTGCAGATGAAGCAATCATGGAAGTTACCCTGAAGAAGATAGCTTCTAATTCTACTTATATGGAACTGATTGGTACCATTCTCAAGTGCTTAAGAGAAATGAAATTGGAGCCTGTCAGAGTTCAGTGCAGGAATTTACAGTCAACAAACCAAGTAATTCAGGTGTCCATTCGCACCAGAACAAAGGTATTGTCAAATACACAAACCAACTGTCTTTTATAGATATATAAGTTTGGCACTGGATGAAAGAATGATTTCCTTGATTTCTCATTAACACATTTGTTTGGTGACACAGGGAGAAGGATGGCAGACATTTGAATGGAAAAAGATTGAAGAGGGGGTGAAACTGGTACTTACTGCTGCATGAGCATGTATCCTTTTTGTTAATGGTGAATATAAGAGCATATAAGAGCATCCTTTTGTGATCCCAAATAAAACCTTTGAAGACAGCcatgatcctagatatgatgatattaaaggAGGAATTTATTAAAAAACAATTTAGCTATTTTCTTCCTATTCTCATTATTGAGGTGTAGGATTCAGTCCTCTGCAATAAAGTCTTGTTAACCATTTTGTCCAGAAAAAATGTTTGGAATAATATTAAGGTGGCATGCCTTCATTCATACTTAGATCTTCATTCATACTTAGATATTTCATGTTAGTGGGACTGATTTGAGAAACAACAATGTAGAATATTTCCATGGTCGATCCTGCTTGTTCTGTTTTTGTAGGTCGAGGTTCTGATTGTCATTAGTGAATATTGTAACAACTGAAGACATAAAGTTTTCACAATCTATTATATTTGGAAGAGTTGTTTCTGAATTAGATTGTGTGGcagtttttgcatcaatgtttcagatttcAGATCatgctctatgatccatcatcaagatgatgaTTTTGTTCTCTAATAGCACTTAATCATCCTGATAATGGATTACAGAGCATGATccgaaatattgatgcaaaaactactacacaatctaatccaaaaacagCTCTTCCAAAACTGTAACAACTAGTAAGAgttaagatcaatttttttttttttaattcccttTCTATTAAGATTTGAAACCCTGCTTCATATATAATGATTGTTGTTTGTTGTTAAAATGATTTTAATGTTGTCCATGAAATCATAAGAAATGATTTTAATCTCATCCATAATATCCTTGATTCGTATTAGTTTAAATGTTATATATGCCTTAGCTATCACACACAGCTCAAGTTTTAAAGAATGTTATTAAAAAGTCAAAATGTTAAAATCATCAAATAAGAATCgacattttttaaaatataaattatgatAATATCTATTCGAAATATCACATTTTTCCAATCTGTATGTAAAATTTTGGCTTATCAAATGTATTCCATTTTTGTCAGGTTTTGAAACGCTCATTTGTCTTGTATACTGATATTATTGCTGACATGGTTTATTACTTCTGGATATTCTTGTATTCAAAGTGAAGACCCTATTCTTACACCTTACAAAATTATTTCATGAGACTTAATCCATGGTAGCACAAATTTGCTAGATGGTTTAGCCACCTGTTTTAAAATGTGAGAAAAAAActgaaaaaattaaaatacatatcagaagtgaaattaaaaaaatataattaatttataaagTTTATTTTGGATTTGGAAGATTAATAAAACATAATGCATGCTATTTAATTTTgtctttttttaagtttttttaatccTTTCTAATAGTTCAATTGAGTTTTCAATTCTCCTTGACCCTTTTAACATATATTACACTATAGTATATCATATTCAAATCTTATTTTTGTCACTAAGATGATGATCATTTTTACACAGCTTAAATTATATCTAATTTCAATAATTTGATGTAAAAAATAGAAATTATATGGAGAGAGTAATACATTGttttgaataaataattatttaatttttcttaagCATAATCATTTTTtcacatatgaactcatgtgaaagTTCAAAGCTTCATGATTATTGATTTTCTTAGATTCCAAAATAATACTTGAATACGTCAAAATAGTAGAATTATAATAACATTATGCatatacattttaaatttttttttttttaataatttaaaaaaacaagttttGAATTCTAATTGGAGAATGTTTCATTATATTATTCATAATAACATATATTGTTGTGGACATGGTACTTAAATCTAATCACTTAAACTTAAGAATTTGTTtatgatatttttctttgttaaaaaaaaaggttatttttttattgtattattatGTAATTACTTTTCTTTGAGGCGTATAGGCAATTTCTTGGCAACTCTCAATTGTGGAAGGTTTTGTTTGCTTTTATTGGTAGATTGTTGTACCTGGGGTTCCACCAATTCTCCAACATGACTTTAGAGCTCAAAATAAGCAAACCTCTTCTCAAAGTTAAGGGTTTTTACTTTAAGGAATTAGAAGAAGACCCTTGGAACAATACTGACTTCATATTTGCATCTAGGATGCTAGAAAATCCTAGGAATACTTGTCAAATTGTAAAAATAGAGTTCAATTTTTTTAAGGCATTTTTTTTGGGTTACAAAATTTATAGGGAAATTTTTGTTCAATCATATGGATACATACATATTCATACAAAGTTACACTACCATGGTACATTAAAATACTCCATGTTATAGGCTCTATTATTATTTTTAGGTTAGTGGTGTCAAAATCTGATGAGGTTTTAAAATATAGTAGTGGTTACATATAAAATTTCAAGAATATATTTTTGAATGTTGCAACAAGGTTGATGTCATACCTGTTAGTGTTTTTTTTAACCCTAGAGTTCACTTTTTTGGTCACTTGCTTTATGTGTTACTGAGGGTTTCAACATAGGGTTCTACCACCATCACATTTCCATCTCTCACCACTTGTGTTAGGGTTTTGTATTTGAACACCACTGTCAAATACTCAACCATTGCCTTAACAATAGGTTACCACCATGCCACCACCTTGTTCTTGTCATTGTGCTATCAGGTCACCACTCGACTACTAGGTTGCCATCATAGGGCCGCCAACTCTCATTCAACTTGTATAAAGGAGCTATTTTTTCCCATAACTTAGATGTAtgatatatatatacttttaaaaaTGAGATATCATAAAAAAGAGCTAGTTTTGAGCACTTCCTTGTGGTTCT encodes:
- the LOC131042743 gene encoding uncharacterized protein LOC131042743, producing the protein MKLALEVRQKPVKRSFRFLRRNMHKSSRGRATWEANYSLSKEFYALAYMTAERNRGSKLSQHFWDLYSLPSHNTKAGKHSLISTAIFEINELKFRIGELEQRNQTLMNSFTTNMTQSHSSLSHGDARVSSEQDALMHCTSDEVSVIIEETHIADEAIMEVTLKKIASNSTYMELIGTILKCLREMKLEPVRVQCRNLQSTNQVIQVSIRTRTKGEGWQTFEWKKIEEGVKLVLTAA